aaaccaagccatgaggttgaaggaattgtcYGTAGAGCTCYgagacaggattgtgtcaaggcacagatctggggaagggtaccaaaacatttcttcagcattgaaggtccccatgaacacagtggcctccatcattcttaaatggaagaagtgtggtACCACCaccactcttcctagagctggccgcccggtcaaactgagcaatctgggcagaagggccttggtcagggaggtgaccaagaaccagatggtcactctggcagagctccagagttcatatGTGGAGactggagaaccttccaggacaaccatctttgcagcactccaccaatcaggccttttattgtagagtggccagatggaagccactcctcagtaaaaggcacatgacagcccacttggagtgtgCCAAAAGGCACTTTTTAAAGGATTCTtagagcatgagaaacaagattctctggtctgacgaaaccaagattgaactccttggcctgaatgtcaagcgtcacatctggaggaaacctgtcaacatctctacggtgaagcaatggtggtggcaacattctgttgggatgtttttatttttaggcGCATGTGYGAGTAAAATGGTCCCACTGTATAGCCCTGAAATTCTCACAAAGAGACGATGAAGGGGCATCATGCTCTCCTCCTCCATGTAAAGAAGTTTGACTGCAGCCAACCACTGCGCACAAAACACACTGCCAACAGGTACCGGGAGGTGGGACAGAGCAGATTGTCAAACCAGCAGTGTTTCCCTGTCATTGCTCGCCTTGCGACTGACAGGCGCCTGTTCAATCAATAGATTGCTAGAAGATGCATATCGTTCATTCTAGTGAAAGAGGGCAGGGCAGACTTTTTTTCTGACTAGCGAATGGAAAAGTAGCCTAGTTTAAAAAGAAACTGGTTGGTAACACTGGTTGAGTCCAAAACAGGAGGTTTAAAAAGTCCTCTGCAGTCCTCTGCAGCATTGCATTAattaacaaaagcctgcacacccagtaactCACCAGAATTGGAGATGCACTCTACCACTGTATTCAGCCACCCGGAARTGATTGTAGCCTAGGCTTTACAATCCTAGGCTCAAACAAGTTATAGTCTATTATTCAAACTAACGGATTGTTTGTTTTCACACAGCCTTACAAGTGCACCGTGGAGAGTGTCCCTCTTTGGAACCTGGGCACAAGCTAAGTTTGGCTTGCCCCGTTCTGGACGCTCTACTGCGAGGTGGTGTACCGTTGAGCGGCATCACAGAACTGGCAGGGGAGAGCAGTGCAGGAAAGACCCAGTTTGGCTTgcagctgtgtctttctgtgcAGTACCCACTGGCRTATGGAGGGCTCAATTCAGGTGACCTAATGGATAAAATGGACTGAATCGGGGAGGGACAAACTGGACTAGCCTGTCCAATAAGGAACACAAATGTTTatttgttgcaaaacattttaaaacgtttTCCATTGCATGCCCTAATAAATGCGACCCAGCTCTTTGTTGCCAGTGTTTTGTCCTGATGTTCTGCCCTTAAACCGTATTTTCTAAATATTGTAACTTTTTCATTATTGGCAGATAGTGAGGCTTATGGCATGATATTTTGTATGTGCATGTGTCTTTACACCTGCAGGAGCTGTGTATATTTGCACAGAAGACTCGTTTCCCATCAAGCGTCTGCGGCAGCTCATTACCCAGCAGGCTCGGCTGCGGCCAGAGCTTCCCCAGGATTTGATACGGAGCATCCGTTTCAGCGACAACATCTATATAGAGCATGCTGCCGATCTGGTAAGACTGGTGCAACAGACACCTACTTTAGTGGAGAATTCCTATAAAACATGGAATTTGCTTTCCAGGCGTAGATATGTAGTTGGGTTATGTTCCCATTTTATTGCAGAAATAAAAGATACAAAAGATTTTGGTTCAAACATGATGAGCATTCCATAAGCTGTTCTAGTGAGACTGTAAGAACCGTATGCTCTGTCCTCAAACCTGTGCTAATACTTTCTGGTCACCTGTGCTTCCTAATATACATATGACTAGTGTTTCTGTGCTCTCCCAACAGGGTGCACTGCAGGCCTGCGTGTCCCAGCGGGTGCCCATTCTGCTCTCCCGGGGCCTTGTTCGGCTGGTGGTGGTGGACTCAGTGGCGGCCCTGTTCCGCAGCGAGTTCCAGGCGGACGAGGGCATCGAGAGAGCCCGCCACATGCTGGCCTTTGCCGCCACTCTCCACCGCCTGAGTCACAACTACAGTACCCCGGTGCTGTGCATCAACCAGGTAGGGAAGAGCCTTAACTACTCAGCAGACCCGGGTCAAATGCACTATATCAGACTATTTAGGTTTTCCTGGTACTAGTAGGGAAACACTGGAATAgttccaaaagtgcaaactcGAGTATATACGTAAACTTCCGAGTATTTCACCCAGGTCTGCTGCTAAACATGCATGTCAGATGATGTATTATTATTCTTGGCTCACTTGAAAAGGATGTgttaatctcaatgtgactttGCTGTTTTAAATAAAGGATCAATAAAATGAATAATGTTGGATATGTTCTATTGATATTGTATAATGTAATTATGTTATAGTAGCCTGACCCTATAGATAAACAAAAGCAAGCAGTATGTTCAGAATAATGTAATGAGTTATTGCACCGTACCTCTTCAGGTGACAGATGTAATGGATGGGCCAGATCCAGCACACTGTAACTTTGGGTAAGCTGTTTGAGTCTCCTGATATATTTACTAGCATAGAGCGATACGAGtataggggtgtgtgtgtctttgtgtagtagtagtaataattaggtgggtgcttacatttgtcctatttcacagatGTAGAAGTGTGTATTAATACGTGTGAATTGGAAAAAGTGGTGTTTGCATACCCCACTCCCCCTGAGacgtacgtacgtgtgtgtgtgtgtgtgtgtgtgtgtgtgtgtgtgtgtgtgtgtgtgtgtgtgtgtgtgtgtgtgtgtgctgtctcttatacacatctagatgtgtataagagacagcttcttTCCCAGGTTGGTGGACAATAAGGTGCTGCCCGCCCTGGGCATGGCCTGGGCCAACCAGGTGATGGTGAGGCTGATGCTGCTCCGCCTCCCAGGCTGTGTGGGCATCGGGGAGCAGGGCGGTACCAGCGCCCCTCGCAGGCTGGAGGTGGTGTTCGCCCCTCACCTCCCCAGAGCCAGctgcctgtgtggtgtgtgggaggAAGGAGTGAGAGGGCTGCCAAACAGACCCCGGTCCGTCACCAAGAGACTTGAAACCACAGGCGAATTGGGCCTGAACGATGGTACCTAAATCCAACAGACTTTTACAGTTGCAGGATACAGAAAAGTGTTTTTGCAATAGCACTATTGCAAAAactaactctttatccacaatgtgcgtgtgtgtacggctgtgtgtctttgtatgtcactgtgtgtgtcctgcaaaaaaaagttatttttatatGGCTCaataactggaagtctatgggaacagctagcatatCATTGTGCGAGCACTAGCAGCAATAGAAACCCCCTTACCCTTGCCACCACTGCTGGGGGAAAAATCCTAGGGGGATCTCTCCTGTGATCTATCTACTTTGacaaataaatcatattttattcAGTACTTCCTTGCCTGGGTAATTCATTTTTAAGCTTAATACAGATTTAWTAGACTATCAATATAGTATATAGACATGTACATTTGGTCTGATTCTCTGATAAATTAGGCTTAACTGTGCTGTTCCACTGTTacaaatacaggtaactgccaaaataatgcaTCTTAATAGGGCaatgggccaccacgagccagaaccgcttcaatgcaccttggcaaaGATTCTACAATCTGCccggaactctattggagggataccCTTCTTcaacaagaaattccatcatttggtgttttgttgttgatggtggtgaaaaACGCTGTCCGTGTccaaatacccatactagcgtacAAT
Above is a genomic segment from Salvelinus sp. IW2-2015 linkage group LG28, ASM291031v2, whole genome shotgun sequence containing:
- the xrcc3 gene encoding DNA repair protein XRCC3 isoform X3; protein product: MVCMGNMDWEQLELNPRIIAAVKKALQVHRGECPSLEPGHKLSLACPVLDALLRGGVPLSGITELAGESSAGKTQFGLQLCLSVQYPLAYGGLNSGAVYICTEDSFPIKRLRQLITQQARLRPELPQDLIRSIRFSDNIYIEHAADLGALQACVSQRVPILLSRGLVRLVVVDSVAALFRSEFQADEGIERARHMLAFAATLHRLSHNYSTPVLCINQVTDVMDGPDPAHCNFGLVDNKVLPALGMAWANQVMVRLMLLRLPGCVGIGEQGGTSAPRRLEVVFAPHLPRASCLCGVWEEGVRGLPNRPRSVTKRLETTGELGLNDGT
- the xrcc3 gene encoding DNA repair protein XRCC3 isoform X2 produces the protein MYPRLNANVKSAREILSLSGPDLQRLTHLSKSDVQHLHIAVAVSYRRHSPVTALQVHRGECPSLEPGHKLSLACPVLDALLRGGVPLSGITELAGESSAGKTQFGLQLCLSVQYPLAYGGLNSGAVYICTEDSFPIKRLRQLITQQARLRPELPQDLIRSIRFSDNIYIEHAADLGALQACVSQRVPILLSRGLVRLVVVDSVAALFRSEFQADEGIERARHMLAFAATLHRLSHNYSTPVLCINQVTDVMDGPDPAHCNFGLVDNKVLPALGMAWANQVMVRLMLLRLPGCVGIGEQGGTSAPRRLEVVFAPHLPRASCLCGVWEEGVRGLPNRPRSVTKRLETTGELGLNDGT
- the xrcc3 gene encoding DNA repair protein XRCC3 isoform X1, which gives rise to MVCMGNMDWEQLELNPRIIAAVKKANVKSAREILSLSGPDLQRLTHLSKSDVQHLHIAVAVSYRRHSPVTALQVHRGECPSLEPGHKLSLACPVLDALLRGGVPLSGITELAGESSAGKTQFGLQLCLSVQYPLAYGGLNSGAVYICTEDSFPIKRLRQLITQQARLRPELPQDLIRSIRFSDNIYIEHAADLGALQACVSQRVPILLSRGLVRLVVVDSVAALFRSEFQADEGIERARHMLAFAATLHRLSHNYSTPVLCINQVTDVMDGPDPAHCNFGLVDNKVLPALGMAWANQVMVRLMLLRLPGCVGIGEQGGTSAPRRLEVVFAPHLPRASCLCGVWEEGVRGLPNRPRSVTKRLETTGELGLNDGT